From one [Ruminococcus] lactaris ATCC 29176 genomic stretch:
- the recJ gene encoding single-stranded-DNA-specific exonuclease RecJ produces the protein MAKWFINMKKADFNGIARKYGVSTVIARIMRNREVRTDEEINLYLNGTPEDLYDGRLMKDMECAVSILKEKIAEEKKIRIIGDYDIDGVNSTYILQKGLELAGADVDTDIPHRIKDGYGLNRALVDRAYQDGVDTILTCDNGIAAIEEIAYGKEKGMTVIVTDHHEVKFKEENGVRIYQIPAADAVIDPHQKDCNYPYKELCGAGVAYKLVRVLLEELEMDPAKAEYLIENVAIATIGDVVNLTGENRIFVRTGLEMLKKTKNEGLKALFECTGIDVENLNTYHIGFVIGPCINACGRLDTAKRALELLNAPGRREAVMMAEDLKALNESRKEMTEKGVERAVEMIETSALKEDCVLVVYLPDCHESIAGIIAGRLKERYYRPTFVLTKTENGAKGSGRSIEAYDMFAEMNRCAELFTRFGGHKLAAGLSLPEEKIGLFRKKINELAQLTEEDMQERVSIDLCLPFEYIDENLIAELKRLEPFGMGNEKPKFAERNLSVIDPRIFGKNRNVLKCRLRNERGMQMDGIYFGDVEDCLKVMEQRKVMPLTFYPKINEYMGKRSIQLEIVNYQ, from the coding sequence ATGGCAAAGTGGTTTATCAATATGAAAAAAGCAGATTTCAACGGAATTGCCAGGAAATATGGAGTTTCCACAGTAATCGCAAGGATCATGAGAAACCGGGAAGTCAGGACAGATGAGGAAATCAATCTGTATCTGAATGGCACACCAGAAGATCTTTATGACGGACGGCTGATGAAAGATATGGAATGTGCGGTTTCAATTTTGAAAGAGAAGATTGCAGAAGAGAAAAAAATCCGCATCATAGGTGATTATGATATTGATGGGGTGAATTCTACTTATATTTTGCAGAAAGGACTGGAACTGGCAGGTGCGGATGTGGATACAGATATTCCGCACAGGATCAAAGATGGCTATGGTCTGAACCGGGCATTAGTTGACCGTGCATACCAGGATGGGGTTGATACGATCCTCACCTGTGATAATGGAATCGCGGCAATTGAGGAGATTGCATATGGAAAAGAAAAAGGGATGACGGTGATCGTGACGGATCATCATGAAGTGAAATTTAAAGAAGAAAATGGTGTTCGCATTTATCAGATCCCCGCAGCAGATGCGGTGATCGATCCACATCAGAAAGACTGCAATTATCCATATAAAGAGCTTTGCGGAGCAGGGGTTGCCTATAAACTGGTGCGGGTATTGCTGGAGGAACTGGAGATGGATCCGGCAAAAGCAGAATATCTGATCGAGAATGTCGCGATCGCTACGATCGGCGATGTGGTAAATCTGACAGGAGAGAACAGGATTTTTGTCAGGACGGGTCTGGAAATGCTGAAAAAGACGAAAAATGAAGGGCTGAAGGCATTGTTTGAATGTACTGGAATCGATGTGGAAAATCTGAATACCTATCATATTGGTTTTGTCATCGGTCCATGTATCAATGCCTGTGGAAGACTTGATACGGCAAAAAGAGCATTGGAACTGCTCAATGCACCGGGACGCAGAGAAGCAGTGATGATGGCAGAAGATCTGAAAGCACTCAATGAAAGCCGGAAGGAAATGACAGAAAAAGGTGTGGAACGGGCAGTTGAAATGATTGAAACTTCCGCTCTGAAGGAAGACTGTGTCCTGGTTGTCTATCTGCCGGACTGCCATGAAAGTATTGCCGGGATCATTGCAGGAAGACTGAAAGAACGTTATTATCGTCCGACTTTCGTATTGACAAAGACAGAAAATGGAGCAAAAGGATCAGGACGTTCCATTGAAGCATATGATATGTTTGCAGAGATGAACCGGTGTGCGGAACTGTTCACCCGGTTCGGCGGACATAAACTGGCAGCCGGTCTTTCTCTGCCTGAGGAAAAGATTGGATTATTCAGAAAGAAGATCAATGAACTGGCACAACTGACAGAGGAGGATATGCAGGAGCGGGTATCGATTGATTTATGCCTTCCGTTTGAATATATTGATGAGAACCTGATCGCAGAACTGAAAAGATTAGAGCCTTTTGGCATGGGAAATGAAAAGCCTAAATTTGCGGAAAGAAATCTCAGTGTGATCGATCCGAGGATCTTTGGAAAGAACCGGAATGTATTAAAGTGCAGGCTGAGAAATGAACGAGGCATGCAGATGGATGGGATTTATTTCGGAGATGTAGAAGACTGCCTGAAAGTGATGGAACAAAGAAAAGTAATGCCTCTGACTTTTTACCCGAAGATCAACGAATATATGGGAAAAAGAAGTATTCAGCTTGAAATTGTAAATTATCAGTAA
- a CDS encoding protein translocase subunit SecDF, producing the protein MKKGKSFLSLFLVIAVTVLFGVSCMYGVDLKGTGAAKNINLGLDLEGGVSITYQVKGDNPSQKDMDDTVYKLQKRVEQYSTEAQAYQVGDNRISIEIPGVNDANAILEELGQPGSLYFIKHKNSAGEENYTLGSSGYVLNKTIDELKESDSIVLTGSEVKTASAGQISDSTTGSKEYGVDLELTTEGAEKFKEATQEAVNNSNDTIAIYYDGELISVPKVNTVIENGKAQITGSMTYEEADNIASTIRIGGLNVELEELSSEVVGAQLGQEAVSTSLIAGAIGLALVCIFMCWVYLLPGLAASMALLLYTEITLLLLNAFDITLTLPGIAGIILGIGMAVDANVIIFARVKEELTAGKSVHAALKSGFHKAMSAIIDGNVTTLIAAGVLWLRGSGSVKGFAQTLALGIVISMFTALVITRLIIFSFYGAGIHNVKAYGRHLKERKPFDFLGKKKIFFVLSIILCLCGPVMMGVNHARGIGAMNYSLDFVGGTSTNVTFDKEYTLDEIDKNMIPSMEEITGDKNIQVQTVKGTNQVVFKTQTLDLTKREALASYLNENYGVETKDIATENISSTVSSEMRVDAVIAVIIATICMLLYIWFRFKDIRFATSAVIALVHDVLVVLGFYVIARVSVGNTFIAVMLTIVGYSINGTIVIFDRIREELKTKSKAEDLKDLVNRCITQTLTRTLYTNITTFIMVVVLYILGVSSIKEFAAPLMVGIVCGAYTSVCITGALWYVMKTKIGAKAATVSNGTKAIADTKKAEQVDSSEAPADGNTAKSGKKKGKKKSFKDKKKKNK; encoded by the coding sequence ATGAAAAAAGGTAAAAGTTTTCTCAGCCTGTTCCTCGTCATTGCCGTAACGGTACTCTTTGGAGTATCTTGTATGTATGGTGTTGACCTGAAAGGAACAGGAGCTGCGAAGAACATCAATCTCGGCCTTGATCTTGAAGGTGGTGTAAGTATCACTTATCAGGTTAAGGGAGACAATCCGTCCCAGAAGGACATGGATGATACTGTATACAAGCTGCAGAAGCGTGTAGAACAGTACAGTACAGAGGCTCAGGCTTATCAGGTAGGAGATAACCGTATCAGTATTGAGATCCCTGGAGTAAATGATGCAAATGCGATCCTGGAAGAACTGGGACAGCCGGGTTCACTTTACTTTATCAAGCATAAGAACAGTGCCGGTGAAGAGAACTATACGCTTGGTTCTTCGGGTTATGTGCTGAATAAGACAATCGACGAACTCAAAGAAAGCGACTCAATCGTACTGACCGGATCAGAAGTAAAGACTGCTTCTGCCGGACAGATCTCTGATTCCACGACTGGAAGTAAAGAGTACGGTGTGGATCTGGAACTGACAACAGAAGGTGCTGAAAAGTTCAAAGAGGCAACCCAGGAAGCTGTTAATAACAGCAATGATACGATTGCAATCTATTATGATGGCGAACTGATCAGTGTGCCGAAAGTTAATACGGTAATTGAGAATGGAAAAGCACAGATCACGGGTTCTATGACTTATGAAGAGGCGGATAATATTGCGTCTACGATCCGTATCGGTGGTCTGAATGTAGAACTGGAAGAGCTGAGTTCAGAAGTAGTAGGAGCACAGCTTGGTCAGGAAGCAGTAAGCACAAGCCTGATCGCCGGTGCAATTGGTCTTGCACTGGTATGTATTTTCATGTGCTGGGTATATCTTCTTCCGGGACTTGCAGCCAGTATGGCACTGCTGCTTTATACAGAGATCACACTGCTTCTCCTGAATGCATTTGATATTACACTGACATTGCCTGGTATTGCCGGTATCATCCTTGGTATTGGTATGGCGGTGGATGCGAACGTAATTATTTTCGCACGTGTGAAAGAAGAACTTACAGCCGGCAAGTCTGTTCATGCAGCATTGAAATCCGGTTTCCATAAAGCAATGTCAGCCATCATTGATGGAAATGTGACAACGCTGATCGCAGCAGGTGTGCTGTGGCTTCGCGGAAGTGGATCTGTCAAGGGATTTGCACAGACACTGGCACTTGGTATCGTAATCTCCATGTTTACAGCACTGGTGATCACGAGACTGATCATTTTCTCTTTCTACGGAGCTGGTATCCATAATGTAAAAGCTTACGGAAGACATCTGAAAGAACGTAAACCATTTGACTTCCTTGGAAAGAAGAAAATCTTCTTTGTTCTGTCAATCATCCTCTGCCTGTGCGGACCGGTCATGATGGGCGTGAACCATGCAAGGGGAATCGGGGCAATGAACTACAGCCTTGACTTTGTCGGAGGAACATCCACGAATGTTACATTTGATAAAGAATATACTCTTGATGAGATCGATAAAAATATGATCCCGAGTATGGAAGAGATCACCGGAGATAAGAATATCCAGGTTCAGACGGTAAAGGGAACGAACCAGGTTGTATTTAAGACGCAGACGCTGGATCTGACAAAGAGAGAGGCTCTCGCATCTTATCTGAATGAGAATTATGGTGTTGAGACAAAAGATATTGCAACTGAAAATATCAGTTCCACAGTAAGTTCTGAGATGCGTGTGGATGCAGTCATTGCTGTGATCATTGCTACGATCTGTATGCTGCTTTATATCTGGTTCCGTTTCAAGGATATCCGGTTTGCGACAAGTGCTGTCATTGCACTGGTACATGACGTACTGGTAGTTCTTGGATTCTATGTGATCGCAAGAGTATCTGTCGGAAATACATTCATTGCGGTTATGCTTACAATCGTAGGATATTCTATCAATGGTACGATCGTTATCTTTGACCGTATCAGAGAAGAGCTGAAGACGAAGTCCAAGGCAGAAGATCTGAAGGATCTTGTAAACCGCTGCATTACGCAGACACTGACAAGAACACTCTATACCAATATTACGACATTTATCATGGTTGTTGTACTTTATATCCTTGGTGTCAGCTCCATCAAAGAATTTGCAGCACCTCTGATGGTAGGTATCGTATGTGGTGCTTATACATCTGTATGCATTACCGGTGCACTCTGGTATGTAATGAAGACGAAGATCGGTGCAAAGGCTGCCACAGTTTCTAACGGAACAAAAGCCATTGCTGATACAAAGAAGGCTGAACAGGTAGATAGTTCCGAAGCTCCGGCTGATGGAAATACTGCAAAGAGCGGCAAGAAAAAAGGGAAGAAAAAATCCTTTAAAGATAAGAAAAAGAAAAATAAATAA
- the scfB gene encoding thioether cross-link-forming SCIFF peptide maturase, translating into MIHQYQNNGYNIVLDVNSGAVHVVDQEAYDVIAVLNEMNAEHTPETLKAPETETVLKEKLGDRYTEEDLKDILDAVTELTEQGRLFTKDIYENLIGIVKQRKTVVKALCLHIAHDCNLACQYCFAEEGEYHGRRALMSYEVGKKALDFLVANSGSRRNLEVDFFGGEPLMNWKVVKELVAYGRELEKQYDKHFRFTLTTNGVLLNEEVQEFVNREMDNVVLSLDGRKEVNDRMRPFRNGKGSYDLIVPKFQKLAESRNQQKYYIRGTFTRNNLDFSKDVEHFADLGFEQVSIEPVVGEDTDPYAIQKEDLPQIFEEYDRLAKMIIDREKSGRGFNFFHFMIDLEGGPCVSKRLSGCGSGTEYLAVTPWGDLYPCHQFVGQEEFLMGNVDEGIVKPEIAEEFRGCSVYSKESCKTCFARFYCSGGCMANSYKFHHTINDTYEVSCEMERKRVECAIMIKAALADK; encoded by the coding sequence GTGATACATCAGTATCAGAATAATGGATATAATATCGTTCTTGATGTGAACAGTGGTGCAGTTCATGTAGTGGATCAGGAAGCTTATGATGTGATTGCAGTCCTGAATGAAATGAACGCAGAACATACACCGGAGACGCTGAAGGCACCGGAGACGGAAACGGTGTTGAAAGAAAAGCTCGGGGACAGATATACGGAGGAAGACCTGAAGGATATTCTGGATGCGGTGACAGAGCTGACAGAGCAGGGAAGACTCTTTACAAAGGATATTTATGAAAATTTAATCGGTATTGTCAAGCAGAGAAAAACCGTAGTCAAGGCGTTATGTCTGCATATCGCACATGACTGCAACCTTGCCTGTCAGTACTGCTTTGCAGAAGAAGGAGAGTACCACGGAAGACGTGCTTTGATGTCCTATGAAGTGGGAAAGAAAGCACTGGATTTCCTGGTGGCAAATTCAGGAAGCAGAAGAAATCTTGAAGTAGATTTCTTTGGCGGTGAACCTCTGATGAACTGGAAGGTTGTCAAGGAACTGGTTGCTTATGGAAGAGAGCTGGAGAAGCAGTATGATAAGCATTTCCGTTTTACACTGACAACCAATGGTGTACTTCTGAATGAGGAAGTACAGGAGTTCGTGAACCGTGAGATGGATAATGTAGTGCTGAGTCTTGACGGACGAAAGGAAGTCAATGACCGGATGCGTCCGTTCAGAAATGGAAAGGGAAGTTATGATCTGATCGTTCCGAAGTTCCAGAAACTGGCAGAGAGCCGGAATCAGCAGAAATATTATATACGTGGTACATTTACAAGAAATAATCTTGATTTTTCAAAAGATGTGGAGCATTTTGCAGATCTTGGATTTGAGCAGGTATCGATTGAGCCGGTTGTCGGGGAAGATACAGATCCATATGCAATCCAGAAAGAAGATCTTCCACAGATCTTTGAAGAATATGACAGACTGGCAAAGATGATCATCGACAGGGAAAAGAGCGGAAGAGGATTCAATTTCTTCCACTTTATGATCGACCTTGAAGGAGGTCCGTGTGTGTCGAAGCGTCTTTCCGGATGTGGATCCGGAACCGAATACCTGGCTGTGACACCGTGGGGAGATCTGTATCCGTGTCATCAGTTTGTAGGCCAGGAAGAGTTCCTCATGGGAAATGTCGATGAGGGCATTGTGAAACCGGAGATTGCGGAAGAATTTCGCGGATGCAGCGTTTACTCGAAAGAGAGCTGTAAGACCTGCTTTGCAAGGTTTTACTGCAGTGGTGGCTGTATGGCAAATTCTTACAAGTTCCACCATACCATCAATGATACATATGAAGTGAGCTGCGAGATGGAAAGAAAGCGTGTGGAATGTGCGATCATGATAAAAGCTGCGTTGGCAGACAAGTAA
- the scfA gene encoding six-cysteine ranthipeptide SCIFF gives MKHIKTLNTQTLNHTVKKGGCGECQTSCQSACKTSCTVGNQTCENRK, from the coding sequence ATGAAGCATATTAAGACGCTGAATACTCAGACACTGAATCATACAGTAAAAAAAGGCGGATGCGGTGAGTGCCAGACATCCTGTCAGTCAGCATGCAAGACATCCTGTACAGTAGGAAACCAGACTTGCGAGAACAGAAAATAA
- a CDS encoding TIGR04086 family membrane protein, which translates to MDRKNENQFQLKKTASDMVKSLLIAYVVTGIFLLILTLLLYKMGLSEQKVNIGVILIYVIATFSGGFVMGKLSMTHKFLWGLLTGVLYWGLLMLISFGIYHSLQAEMGSLLTTLLLCAGGGMLGGMVS; encoded by the coding sequence ATGGACAGGAAAAATGAGAATCAGTTTCAGTTGAAAAAGACGGCGTCAGATATGGTGAAATCGTTGCTTATTGCGTATGTTGTTACCGGCATCTTTTTACTTATCCTGACGCTTCTGCTTTATAAGATGGGGCTGAGTGAACAGAAGGTAAATATTGGAGTGATCCTGATCTACGTAATCGCAACGTTTTCAGGAGGATTTGTAATGGGGAAACTTTCCATGACGCATAAATTCCTGTGGGGACTTCTGACAGGAGTGCTGTACTGGGGGCTGCTGATGCTGATCTCTTTTGGAATCTATCATTCACTGCAGGCTGAAATGGGAAGCCTTCTTACAACACTTCTTTTATGTGCAGGTGGAGGAATGCTGGGAGGAATGGTTTCCTGA
- a CDS encoding stage V sporulation T C-terminal domain-containing protein: MKATGIVRRIDDLGRVVVPKEIRKTLRIREGDPLEIFTDREGKIILKKYSPVGELGANAAILAESIARTLGCTVCITDLDQVVAASGAGSRELKGQYISEELEHMIQERKQRTAKIGEKHYVQAVQGMGEFCLETICPIISGGDVTGAVLLLEKEEKKNPELDEKMAQGAADFLGRQMG, translated from the coding sequence GTGAAAGCGACAGGGATAGTCAGGCGGATCGACGATCTTGGACGGGTTGTCGTGCCAAAAGAAATCAGAAAGACACTGAGGATCAGGGAAGGCGATCCGCTTGAAATTTTTACAGACAGAGAAGGAAAGATTATTTTAAAAAAGTATTCCCCGGTGGGAGAACTGGGGGCGAATGCAGCTATTTTAGCAGAGAGTATTGCAAGAACACTGGGTTGTACCGTCTGCATTACCGATCTGGATCAGGTGGTTGCAGCGTCGGGGGCAGGGAGCAGAGAGCTGAAAGGGCAGTATATCAGTGAAGAACTGGAGCATATGATACAGGAGCGAAAGCAACGTACTGCGAAAATAGGAGAGAAGCACTATGTTCAGGCGGTACAGGGGATGGGAGAGTTCTGTCTGGAGACAATCTGCCCCATCATCAGTGGAGGCGATGTGACAGGGGCTGTGCTGCTTCTGGAAAAAGAAGAAAAGAAAAATCCTGAGCTGGATGAGAAAATGGCTCAGGGGGCAGCAGATTTTCTGGGAAGGCAGATGGGATAA
- a CDS encoding HD domain-containing protein: MTDERLKQQLEFVLEIDKEKNIFRQTHLSGHGRNENDAEHAWHMAIMAYLLREYSNEEIDIARVMLMCLIHDIVEIDAGDTYAYDAENLKTQKAREDTAKERIFSLLPSEQKEEMIALFDEFEAYESAESKFAHAMDNLQPLLLNNSNGGADWREHQVTAEQVYGRQSKTQKGSVRLYEVINQLLRENIEKGNILV, from the coding sequence ATGACAGATGAAAGATTAAAGCAGCAGTTAGAGTTTGTACTGGAGATTGATAAGGAAAAAAATATTTTCCGTCAGACGCATCTTTCAGGACACGGAAGAAATGAAAATGATGCAGAGCATGCATGGCATATGGCAATCATGGCATATCTGTTAAGAGAATATTCAAATGAAGAGATAGATATTGCAAGGGTGATGCTGATGTGCCTGATCCATGATATTGTGGAGATTGACGCAGGTGATACTTATGCGTATGATGCTGAAAATCTGAAGACGCAGAAAGCAAGAGAAGATACTGCAAAGGAAAGAATCTTCTCACTTCTTCCATCGGAACAGAAAGAAGAGATGATTGCATTATTTGATGAGTTTGAAGCGTATGAAAGTGCGGAATCAAAATTTGCACATGCAATGGATAATCTTCAGCCTCTGCTTTTAAATAACAGTAATGGTGGTGCGGACTGGCGAGAGCATCAAGTGACGGCAGAGCAGGTATACGGCAGACAGAGTAAGACACAGAAGGGATCAGTGAGATTATATGAAGTGATCAATCAACTGCTCCGGGAGAATATAGAAAAGGGAAATATTCTTGTATAA
- a CDS encoding DUF5640 domain-containing protein yields MMQDYQSNRPVRQQPPGRFPNESDRTVERIRKRKKKQTQHRMVLCGAIAALAVIIVGIILLAKGCSGGTDALAGTWEFDGTTTYSFDGSGSGAMELPSISYEFTYTIDGNKLMIDYANESVRDSEYEFTVDGNTLTLIGDEGTVGGTYELKRSSKK; encoded by the coding sequence ATGATGCAGGATTATCAATCGAACCGCCCCGTCAGGCAGCAACCGCCGGGACGATTCCCGAACGAGTCAGATCGAACGGTAGAGAGAATCAGAAAAAGGAAGAAAAAACAGACGCAGCACCGTATGGTGCTTTGCGGTGCGATCGCCGCACTGGCGGTAATCATCGTTGGCATTATACTGCTGGCAAAAGGCTGCTCCGGCGGCACGGACGCACTTGCAGGCACATGGGAGTTCGACGGAACGACCACCTATTCCTTTGACGGCAGCGGAAGCGGTGCAATGGAGCTGCCCTCCATATCCTACGAATTCACCTATACCATCGACGGCAACAAGCTCATGATCGATTACGCCAATGAGTCGGTGCGGGATTCCGAATATGAATTTACCGTTGACGGAAATACCCTTACCTTGATCGGTGACGAGGGCACGGTCGGCGGGACATACGAGCTGAAAAGAAGCTCAAAGAAATAA